One Streptomyces sp. V4I8 genomic window carries:
- a CDS encoding transferase: MNTKPDTATGTQLRADCTADADGRIVFDLPPAAACDAPSPQLLLRLRPKKGQPEKTVHVLDLETAHDGRLLAVLEPQPALAEGRWDPYLLPEPGASRLRLRPGLRDLRALVDGHLRDRPSPVAVRVPYVTKDGCLAVRAWLRTAHAEVEGIDVTDRTTTVRARLHGTSLSGGAAVRLRLRGGNGTVRDLELRGESDGRAFSFVVDHAELVADGDAKDRVWDVSVHAGSDGGPAPIRLGRLLDDVADRKEIFVYPTAVVGGAAVRPYYTVDNDLSVEVTGV; the protein is encoded by the coding sequence TTGAACACGAAACCCGACACGGCGACAGGCACGCAGCTGCGGGCCGACTGCACGGCCGACGCGGACGGCCGGATCGTCTTCGACCTTCCGCCGGCGGCGGCCTGCGACGCCCCGTCTCCCCAGCTGCTGCTGCGGCTGCGCCCCAAGAAGGGGCAACCGGAGAAGACCGTCCACGTCCTCGACCTGGAAACCGCGCACGACGGCCGCCTCCTCGCCGTCCTGGAGCCGCAGCCCGCACTCGCCGAGGGCCGGTGGGATCCGTACCTCCTCCCCGAACCCGGCGCATCCCGCCTGCGCCTGCGCCCCGGCCTGCGTGACCTGCGCGCCCTCGTCGACGGACACCTCCGTGACCGGCCGTCGCCGGTGGCCGTGCGGGTCCCGTACGTCACGAAGGACGGCTGTCTCGCGGTGCGGGCCTGGCTGCGCACCGCCCACGCGGAGGTCGAGGGCATCGACGTCACGGACCGGACGACGACCGTCAGGGCCCGGCTGCACGGCACCTCGCTCTCCGGGGGAGCCGCGGTACGACTGCGACTGAGGGGCGGCAACGGCACGGTACGGGACCTGGAGCTGCGGGGCGAGAGCGACGGCCGAGCGTTCTCCTTCGTCGTGGACCACGCGGAGCTGGTCGCCGACGGCGACGCGAAGGACCGTGTCTGGGACGTGAGCGTGCATGCCGGATCCGACGGGGGGCCGGCTCCGATCCGGCTCGGGCGTCTGCTCGACGACGTGGCGGACCGCAAGGAGATCTTCGTGTATCCGACGGCCGTGGTCGGCGGTGCCGCGGTGCGTCCCTACTACACGGTCGACAACGACCTCTCGGTGGAGGTGACGGGCGTCTGA
- a CDS encoding MFS transporter, whose protein sequence is MRYFRLLVLGNGISAYGSYLNMVALNVFVYDATGSAPAAGLFMAVRLATNVVSGWVSGRLVSVHDRKRLMVGADLCQATALLTLLLAPDGTRIGLLYALAVVTGGCSTLSQVALRSSIPEIVGAEHRVRANGLLVTGRSLAMIAGFASSGVVVAEFGYSTAFALDAATFLVSATVLFLLPVRTRAAEDAVGGGSAAASGAARRTVRVMLGTAPLLMAMIAIRAVDGLGSSSHNVALPLYSSSLDPDHPATFISQFWATWAIGNIVAQQVIGRVTKKTGRTPGERAFALGACVMSAGFIVVFSGLPTVPAVIAALVAGAADGFTEIVYVSRLQAAPDDQRGRLFGLSASAENTGFGLGMLVSGALLETFSPLQVVASFHGLAIVLCAALLLLLLGRCGTRDRAAEETIGRDNSAVPEGHGR, encoded by the coding sequence ATGAGGTACTTCCGTCTGCTCGTCCTGGGCAACGGCATCTCGGCGTACGGCAGTTACCTGAACATGGTGGCGCTGAACGTCTTCGTCTACGACGCCACCGGCAGCGCGCCGGCCGCCGGCCTCTTCATGGCCGTACGCCTGGCGACGAACGTCGTCTCGGGCTGGGTGAGCGGCCGGCTCGTCTCGGTCCACGACCGCAAGCGTCTGATGGTCGGCGCCGACCTGTGCCAGGCCACGGCACTGCTGACTCTGCTGCTCGCACCGGACGGCACCCGCATCGGGCTGCTCTACGCTCTCGCGGTGGTCACGGGCGGCTGCTCGACCCTCTCCCAGGTGGCCCTGCGCAGCAGCATCCCGGAGATCGTCGGCGCGGAGCACCGCGTGCGCGCCAACGGGCTGCTGGTGACGGGGCGTTCGCTCGCCATGATCGCCGGGTTCGCCTCGTCGGGCGTGGTGGTGGCCGAGTTCGGCTACTCCACGGCGTTCGCGCTGGACGCCGCGACCTTCCTGGTCTCCGCGACGGTGCTGTTCCTGCTGCCCGTCCGCACCAGGGCGGCCGAGGACGCCGTCGGCGGCGGCTCCGCGGCAGCCTCCGGCGCCGCCCGCCGGACGGTCCGGGTGATGCTGGGGACGGCCCCGCTGCTGATGGCGATGATCGCGATCCGCGCGGTGGACGGGCTGGGCTCCTCCTCCCACAACGTCGCCCTGCCCCTCTACTCCAGCAGCCTGGACCCCGACCATCCGGCCACTTTCATCAGCCAGTTCTGGGCCACCTGGGCCATCGGCAACATCGTGGCCCAGCAGGTGATCGGCCGGGTCACCAAGAAGACCGGCCGGACCCCGGGGGAGCGGGCGTTCGCGCTCGGTGCGTGTGTGATGTCGGCCGGGTTCATCGTGGTGTTCAGCGGGCTGCCGACCGTGCCCGCCGTCATCGCAGCGCTCGTCGCCGGAGCCGCCGACGGGTTCACCGAGATCGTCTACGTGTCGCGGCTCCAGGCCGCCCCGGACGACCAGCGCGGCCGCCTCTTCGGGCTCTCCGCCTCGGCCGAGAACACCGGCTTCGGACTCGGCATGCTCGTGAGCGGCGCCCTGCTGGAGACGTTCTCGCCGCTCCAGGTGGTGGCCTCCTTCCACGGCCTCGCGATCGTCCTCTGCGCGGCCCTGCTCCTGCTGCTCCTCGGCCGGTGCGGAACCCGCGACCGCGCCGCTGAGGAAACGATTGGCCGGGACAACTCGGCAGTGCCGGAGGGACACGGCCGATGA
- a CDS encoding type I polyketide synthase: MTTSEPDPRMAVIGMAFRLPGGDTPEEFWRVIRDGTDCVSRFTEEELAAAGVPAEEYRAADFVGASGVLDDIAGFDAQHFAMSAREARLTDPQHRMFLECAQHALEDAGYPDERDGTRVGVYASTGYHLYTLRNYLLNNVLPSEAPSDWTAGMQITIGNHADFTATRVAYRLGLTGPAVNVQTGCSSSLVGVQCAAQSLLMGDCDIALVGATAVHVPQVLGYRHVKGSILSRTGRLRAFDAGADGTVGGTGVLAVVLKRLARAVADGDTIHGVVRGWGVTNDGAGKSAFAAPSAPGQRAAIRQALRRAGVGADTIGYLETHGTGTLKGDPIEFDGATGAYREDTDRTGYCALGSTKANIGHLDAASGLAGLVKTLLVLKHGVIPPMANFSEPNPALDLDRSPFYIPRTALPWPGTAVPRRAGVTSLGVGGTNVHLILEQAPAPVPRPDAAAPPDVLLVSASCEDALADNARALRDRLRQPPAPHLADLVSTAALGRAHGRHRLAARGATPAALADTLDAWLARRAGVTVIAGTTPQEGPARVAFQFTGQGSQYPGMAGHLYERFPAAREVLDACEHHYRDLTGDSLLAALRADDVPDDVPVEGPAGGARPGEGPFWGTDTAQPALFALQCALVRLWRDTGIEPYAVTGHSVGEYAALYAAGALSLDDGLRLTTERGRLMQQRCAPGAMLAAALDREAALALAHAVPGLEVAVTNGERAQVLAGPVDAVDRACALLEERGTPGQRLTVTRAFHTALMEPMLEEFRKVLDDVSFRPVRIPFVSALDGVTRPPGWTPDADYFLRHTREPVRFDEALRGIGARQPDVLLEIGPHTTLSGLARRALPAVPALPSLRRGTGLGSLWGAAAGLHCAGADVGWRVLLAGSGGRRVPLPGYRFQHRHYWTGPELTARSTGTPARRGAEVVQQEEAVARVLHSVVEATARHLGEDPSTIVGDASFFDLGADSLQMISVLRELEQEHQVKVTMRQLFEETGTPRRLAEFIVARMPGATTATAPAEPPAERAELAERIAPRTAAPAPVPASVPASVPAPASVPAPASASVPAPALAPEFATREELEDLAHKIQQMSRIQLQMMSQLSQLLALQTAAVTDRLNGKVAQ; encoded by the coding sequence ATGACCACGAGCGAACCCGACCCGCGGATGGCCGTCATCGGCATGGCCTTCCGGCTGCCCGGCGGTGACACGCCCGAGGAGTTCTGGCGTGTCATCCGCGACGGCACGGACTGCGTCAGCCGGTTCACGGAGGAGGAACTGGCCGCCGCCGGCGTCCCCGCCGAGGAGTACCGGGCCGCGGACTTCGTCGGAGCCTCCGGTGTGCTGGACGACATCGCGGGCTTCGACGCCCAGCACTTCGCGATGAGCGCCCGCGAGGCCCGCCTCACCGACCCCCAGCACCGCATGTTCCTGGAATGCGCCCAGCATGCCCTGGAGGACGCCGGCTACCCGGACGAACGGGACGGCACCCGCGTCGGCGTCTACGCCAGCACCGGATACCACCTGTACACCCTGCGGAACTACCTCCTCAACAACGTCCTGCCCAGCGAGGCCCCCTCCGACTGGACGGCGGGCATGCAGATCACGATCGGCAACCACGCCGACTTCACGGCCACCCGGGTCGCCTACCGGCTGGGCCTGACCGGGCCCGCCGTCAACGTCCAGACGGGCTGCTCCAGTTCACTGGTCGGCGTGCAGTGCGCCGCCCAGTCCCTGCTCATGGGCGACTGCGACATCGCCCTCGTCGGCGCCACCGCCGTCCATGTGCCGCAGGTCCTGGGCTACCGCCACGTCAAAGGCTCGATCCTCTCCAGAACCGGCCGCCTGCGGGCCTTCGACGCCGGGGCCGACGGCACCGTGGGAGGGACCGGCGTCCTGGCCGTCGTACTGAAACGGCTGGCCCGGGCCGTCGCCGACGGCGACACGATCCACGGGGTCGTCCGCGGCTGGGGCGTCACCAACGACGGCGCCGGCAAGTCGGCCTTCGCCGCCCCCAGCGCACCGGGCCAGCGGGCGGCCATCCGCCAGGCCCTGCGGCGCGCCGGCGTCGGCGCGGACACCATCGGCTACCTGGAGACCCACGGCACGGGCACGCTCAAGGGCGACCCGATCGAGTTCGACGGCGCGACCGGCGCCTACCGCGAGGACACCGACCGCACCGGCTACTGCGCCCTCGGCTCGACCAAGGCCAACATCGGCCATCTCGACGCGGCCTCCGGTCTCGCCGGACTCGTCAAGACCCTGCTGGTCCTGAAACACGGTGTCATCCCGCCGATGGCCAACTTCAGCGAGCCCAACCCCGCCCTCGACCTCGACCGCAGCCCCTTCTACATCCCCCGGACCGCCCTGCCCTGGCCCGGGACAGCCGTGCCCCGCCGCGCGGGCGTCACCTCACTCGGCGTCGGCGGCACCAACGTCCACCTGATCCTGGAGCAGGCCCCCGCCCCCGTGCCCCGGCCCGATGCCGCCGCCCCGCCGGACGTGCTCCTGGTGTCCGCGAGCTGCGAGGACGCGCTCGCGGACAACGCCCGTGCCCTCCGCGACCGGTTACGGCAGCCGCCCGCACCCCACTTGGCGGACCTCGTCTCCACCGCCGCCCTGGGCCGCGCCCACGGCCGCCACCGGCTCGCGGCCCGCGGCGCCACCCCGGCGGCCCTCGCCGACACCCTCGACGCCTGGCTCGCCAGGCGCGCCGGGGTGACGGTCATCGCGGGGACGACACCGCAGGAGGGCCCCGCCCGTGTCGCGTTCCAGTTCACCGGGCAGGGCAGCCAGTACCCGGGGATGGCCGGCCACCTCTACGAGCGTTTCCCCGCCGCACGTGAGGTGCTCGACGCCTGCGAGCACCACTACCGCGACCTGACCGGCGACTCACTCCTGGCCGCCCTGCGCGCGGACGACGTACCGGACGACGTACCGGTGGAGGGGCCGGCGGGTGGGGCGCGGCCGGGTGAGGGGCCGTTCTGGGGCACGGACACCGCGCAGCCCGCGTTGTTCGCCCTGCAGTGCGCCCTCGTCCGGCTCTGGCGGGACACGGGCATCGAGCCGTACGCGGTGACCGGGCACAGCGTCGGAGAGTACGCCGCGCTGTACGCGGCCGGAGCCCTGTCGCTCGACGACGGTCTCCGCCTCACCACCGAGCGCGGCCGGCTGATGCAACAGCGCTGCGCCCCCGGCGCGATGCTGGCGGCGGCGCTCGACCGGGAGGCCGCCCTCGCCCTGGCCCACGCGGTGCCCGGCCTGGAGGTCGCCGTGACCAACGGGGAGCGCGCCCAGGTGCTCGCCGGGCCCGTCGATGCCGTGGACCGGGCATGCGCCCTGCTGGAGGAGCGCGGCACCCCGGGGCAGCGGCTGACAGTGACCCGCGCCTTCCACACCGCCCTGATGGAACCCATGCTGGAGGAGTTCCGGAAGGTCCTCGACGACGTGTCCTTCCGGCCGGTGCGGATTCCGTTCGTCAGCGCCCTGGACGGAGTGACCCGGCCGCCCGGCTGGACCCCGGACGCCGACTACTTCCTACGGCACACCCGCGAGCCCGTCCGTTTCGACGAGGCCCTGCGCGGCATCGGCGCCCGACAACCCGACGTCCTGCTGGAGATCGGGCCGCACACCACCCTCAGCGGACTGGCCCGCCGTGCGCTGCCCGCCGTGCCGGCGCTGCCGTCCCTGCGGCGCGGCACCGGGCTCGGCTCGCTCTGGGGTGCGGCGGCGGGGCTGCACTGCGCGGGGGCGGACGTCGGCTGGCGGGTGCTGCTGGCCGGCAGCGGGGGCCGGCGCGTCCCGCTGCCCGGATACCGGTTCCAGCACAGGCACTACTGGACAGGGCCCGAGTTGACGGCCCGCAGCACAGGAACACCAGCGAGAAGGGGAGCCGAAGTGGTTCAGCAAGAGGAAGCGGTCGCGCGCGTACTCCACAGCGTCGTCGAGGCGACGGCCCGGCACCTCGGCGAGGATCCGTCGACGATCGTCGGTGACGCGTCCTTCTTCGACCTCGGCGCCGACTCGCTGCAGATGATCAGCGTGCTGCGGGAGCTGGAGCAGGAACACCAGGTCAAGGTCACGATGCGGCAGCTGTTCGAGGAGACGGGTACGCCGCGGCGGCTCGCGGAGTTCATCGTCGCCCGCATGCCGGGAGCGACGACCGCGACAGCGCCGGCCGAACCTCCGGCGGAGCGGGCCGAGTTGGCGGAGCGGATCGCGCCCAGGACCGCGGCTCCCGCTCCCGTCCCCGCCTCCGTCCCCGCCTCCGTCCCCGCTCCCGCCTCCGTCCCCGCTCCCGCCTCCGCCTCCGTCCCCGCTCCCGCTCTCGCTCCCGAGTTCGCCACCCGGGAGGAGCTGGAGGATCTCGCCCACAAGATCCAGCAGATGTCCCGGATCCAGCTCCAGATGATGTCCCAGCTCTCCCAGTTGCTCGCTCTCCAGACCGCCGCGGTCACGGACCGGCTCAACGGCAAGGTGGCCCAGTGA
- a CDS encoding glycoside hydrolase family 36 protein: MTGTGDADLNGTQGSFTWGHSALEAEFALAPDGTPRLVRLGDTGAVPAVPAPPDSALPLVELTALGHGSGWSGPRFTGTAFGTRLKYRDHRTGRRGDQEWLTVELHDPATGLTAFAELTSPGGLPVLSSRVRLRNDGPEPLVVQSVSSLLFGGLPAPDALDVRRARNDWLAECRWYTEPLRGTVADINVGAHQHDSRAALVLAGRGSWPTDGHLPMGALTDRGSGRTWLWQIESPAGWRWDLGERAHGTYLALNGPTDAEHQWRVRLAPGEEFTTVPGVLALGAGFDAAMGALTSYRRAVRRPHPDHITLPVVFNDYMNTLMGDPTTEKLLPLIDAAAQAGAEYFCVDAGWYDDSADGGWWDSVGAWLPSARRFPDGGIRTVLDRIRERGMVPGLWLEPEVVGARSPVAAALPPDAFFRRDGVRLTEQGRHQLDLRHPAARAHLDKTVDRIVGDWGVGYLKLDYNIVIDPGTLAPGDLAPGAGLLGHAHAYLDWLSGVLDRHPHLVIENCASGGMRMDGATLAVAQLQSTSDQQDPLRYPPIAAAAPTAVPPEQGAVWAYPQPGFDDDLIAFTLGGALLGRIHLSGHLDRMTQRQLALVRDAVTTYKAIRPDLARAVPFWPLGLPGWTDEWLALGMRPARSAQSSDDPPSYLTVWRRGGEPELRLPVGHLAGREVRAEILHPSSASASVAADGSAVWDGDGLRVSLPRTPAVLLVRLSVTGV, from the coding sequence TTGACCGGTACGGGCGACGCGGATCTCAACGGCACGCAGGGCAGCTTCACTTGGGGGCATTCCGCTCTGGAGGCCGAGTTCGCCCTCGCCCCCGACGGGACGCCGCGGCTGGTCCGGCTCGGTGACACCGGGGCAGTGCCTGCCGTACCCGCCCCCCCGGATTCCGCCCTCCCCCTGGTCGAGCTCACCGCCCTCGGACACGGCAGCGGCTGGTCCGGCCCGCGCTTCACGGGCACGGCCTTCGGTACGCGCCTGAAGTACCGGGACCACCGCACCGGCAGACGCGGCGACCAGGAGTGGCTGACCGTCGAACTCCACGACCCGGCCACCGGGCTGACCGCGTTCGCCGAGCTGACGTCCCCCGGTGGACTGCCGGTGCTCAGCTCCCGCGTCCGGCTCCGCAACGACGGCCCGGAGCCCCTCGTCGTCCAGTCCGTCAGCAGCCTGCTCTTCGGAGGCCTGCCCGCACCGGACGCCCTCGACGTACGCCGGGCCCGCAACGACTGGCTCGCGGAGTGCCGTTGGTACACCGAGCCGCTGCGCGGCACCGTCGCCGACATCAACGTCGGCGCCCATCAGCACGACAGCCGCGCCGCCCTCGTCCTCGCCGGGCGCGGCAGCTGGCCCACCGACGGTCATCTGCCGATGGGGGCGCTGACGGATCGGGGAAGCGGCCGGACCTGGCTGTGGCAGATCGAGTCGCCGGCCGGCTGGCGCTGGGACCTGGGCGAACGCGCGCACGGCACATACCTGGCGCTGAACGGCCCCACCGACGCTGAGCACCAGTGGCGGGTCCGGCTCGCTCCGGGCGAGGAGTTCACCACCGTGCCCGGGGTGCTGGCCCTCGGAGCCGGGTTCGACGCGGCCATGGGCGCCCTGACCTCGTACCGCCGGGCCGTGCGCCGGCCGCACCCGGACCACATCACACTTCCCGTCGTCTTCAACGACTACATGAACACGCTCATGGGCGACCCGACGACCGAGAAGCTGCTGCCCCTGATCGACGCGGCGGCCCAGGCGGGCGCGGAGTACTTCTGTGTGGACGCCGGCTGGTACGACGACTCGGCGGACGGCGGCTGGTGGGACAGCGTCGGCGCGTGGCTGCCCTCGGCGCGCCGCTTCCCCGACGGGGGAATCCGGACGGTCCTGGACCGGATCCGGGAGCGGGGCATGGTCCCCGGGCTGTGGCTGGAGCCGGAGGTCGTCGGCGCACGCAGCCCGGTCGCCGCCGCGCTCCCGCCGGACGCCTTCTTCCGGCGCGACGGCGTACGCCTCACCGAACAGGGCCGTCACCAGCTCGACCTGCGCCATCCGGCCGCCCGCGCCCACCTCGACAAGACGGTGGACCGGATCGTCGGCGACTGGGGCGTGGGCTACCTCAAGCTGGACTACAACATCGTGATCGACCCCGGAACCCTCGCCCCCGGGGACCTCGCACCCGGAGCCGGCCTGCTCGGCCACGCCCACGCCTACCTGGACTGGCTCTCCGGGGTACTGGACCGGCACCCGCACCTGGTGATCGAGAACTGCGCCTCGGGCGGCATGCGGATGGACGGAGCCACGCTGGCCGTCGCCCAGCTCCAGTCCACCAGCGACCAGCAGGACCCCCTGCGCTACCCGCCCATCGCCGCCGCAGCACCGACCGCCGTACCGCCCGAACAGGGCGCCGTGTGGGCCTACCCGCAGCCCGGCTTCGACGACGACCTGATCGCCTTCACGCTGGGCGGGGCCCTGCTCGGGCGGATCCATCTGTCGGGCCATCTCGACCGGATGACACAGCGCCAACTCGCCCTCGTACGGGACGCGGTGACCACGTACAAGGCGATCCGTCCGGACCTCGCGCGGGCCGTGCCGTTCTGGCCGCTGGGGCTGCCCGGGTGGACGGACGAGTGGCTGGCGCTCGGCATGCGCCCGGCACGGTCGGCGCAGTCGTCCGACGACCCTCCCTCGTACCTCACGGTCTGGCGCCGGGGCGGAGAGCCCGAACTGCGGCTGCCGGTCGGGCACTTGGCGGGCCGGGAGGTCCGCGCGGAGATCCTCCACCCGTCATCCGCGTCCGCGTCGGTCGCGGCCGACGGCTCGGCGGTCTGGGACGGGGACGGACTGCGGGTGTCACTGCCCCGTACGCCCGCCGTCCTGCTGGTCCGGCTCTCGGTGACAGGCGTGTGA
- a CDS encoding NAD(P)H-binding protein: MTQTQKILVTGATGTVGRQVVAELLARGHAVRALTRDAARADLPAGVEVVQGDLTKPDGLVPALEGVSGLHLITFGGPYFTPLETGPRILELARAAGVRRVTVLHGGGPSLLEDAVRADEGVAWTVLMPVEFMANALEWADGVVTSGEVREPFVSRLSAMVHEGDIGAVAAVALTEEGHGGQEYVITGPELLTVTDKVAALAAAGGREIALVELTGDQAVARWREAGHPEEVIGFLLEAYGNTPEVGRTVVDTVEKVTGRPARTFGQWAAEHADAFSARPRGAATP, encoded by the coding sequence ATGACCCAGACGCAGAAGATCCTTGTCACCGGTGCCACCGGAACCGTCGGCCGCCAGGTCGTCGCCGAACTCCTCGCCCGCGGCCACGCGGTCCGCGCGCTCACCCGGGACGCCGCGCGGGCCGACCTCCCGGCCGGCGTCGAGGTCGTCCAGGGCGACCTGACCAAACCCGACGGCCTGGTCCCGGCCCTCGAAGGCGTGAGCGGCCTCCATCTGATCACCTTCGGCGGGCCCTACTTCACCCCGTTGGAGACCGGCCCGCGCATCCTGGAGCTCGCCCGCGCGGCCGGAGTGCGCCGGGTCACCGTGCTGCACGGTGGCGGGCCGTCCCTCCTGGAGGACGCCGTGCGGGCGGACGAGGGGGTGGCCTGGACCGTCCTCATGCCGGTCGAGTTCATGGCCAACGCCCTGGAGTGGGCGGACGGCGTCGTGACCTCGGGTGAGGTGCGGGAGCCGTTCGTCTCGCGGCTGAGCGCCATGGTCCACGAGGGCGACATCGGCGCCGTCGCCGCGGTCGCGCTCACCGAGGAGGGGCACGGCGGCCAGGAGTACGTGATCACCGGACCCGAACTGCTCACCGTCACCGACAAGGTGGCCGCGCTCGCCGCCGCCGGCGGCCGGGAGATCGCCCTGGTCGAGCTGACCGGGGACCAGGCCGTCGCGCGGTGGCGGGAGGCCGGCCACCCGGAGGAAGTGATCGGCTTCCTGCTGGAGGCGTACGGGAACACCCCGGAGGTGGGCCGTACGGTCGTCGACACCGTGGAGAAGGTCACCGGTCGCCCGGCCCGCACCTTCGGCCAGTGGGCCGCGGAACACGCGGACGCCTTCTCGGCGCGGCCTCGCGGGGCCGCCACGCCATAG
- a CDS encoding glycosyltransferase family 4 protein codes for MKISFLLHNAYGIGGTITTTFNLAQALAERHEVEIVSVLRHREHPNFTLDPRVSLRPLVDLRHEKEHPLHLRPARVFPTAEYRYGQYSELTDRRIGECLAAIDADVVIGTRPGLNVHLALQAPEHVVRIGQEHLTLDNHPPRLRTALRRAYRRLDVLTTVTEADAAAYRRKMRLPGVRVEALPNSVPDPVLPAADGNAKVVVAAGRLVPVKRYDLLIEAFAQVAAAHPDWRLRIYGKGEEQARLRQLIQRLGLSEHALLMGAAAPMEAEWVKGSIAACASNFEPFGMTIVEAMRCGLPVVSTDCPYGPGEIIEDGVDGRLVPVGDRDALGAALLDLVRDDELRRRMGRTAMENARRFAPVPVVEQAERLIDEAKSARGTGRPVAPAAGRIQHALVSQGFAARDAAYAVASGALRTVRRGRR; via the coding sequence ATGAAGATCTCTTTCCTGCTGCACAACGCCTACGGGATCGGAGGCACGATCACCACCACCTTCAACCTGGCACAGGCACTGGCCGAGCGGCACGAAGTGGAGATCGTCTCGGTGCTGCGGCACCGCGAACACCCGAACTTCACCCTGGACCCGAGAGTGTCCTTAAGGCCGCTGGTGGACCTGCGGCACGAGAAGGAACACCCCCTGCACCTCAGACCGGCGAGGGTGTTCCCCACCGCCGAGTACCGCTACGGGCAGTACAGCGAGCTGACCGACCGGCGGATCGGCGAGTGCCTGGCGGCGATCGACGCCGACGTCGTCATCGGCACCCGGCCGGGACTCAACGTGCACCTCGCACTCCAGGCGCCGGAGCACGTCGTCCGTATCGGGCAGGAGCACCTCACCCTCGACAACCACCCGCCCCGGCTGCGCACCGCGCTGCGCCGGGCCTACCGCCGGCTCGACGTGCTCACCACGGTCACGGAGGCGGACGCCGCCGCCTACCGGCGCAAGATGCGACTGCCCGGGGTCCGGGTGGAGGCACTCCCGAACAGCGTGCCCGATCCGGTCCTGCCCGCGGCGGACGGCAACGCGAAGGTGGTCGTCGCGGCCGGCCGGCTGGTCCCCGTCAAGCGATACGACCTGCTCATCGAGGCGTTCGCGCAGGTCGCCGCCGCACACCCGGACTGGCGACTGCGCATCTACGGCAAGGGGGAGGAGCAGGCACGGCTGCGGCAGCTCATCCAGCGCCTGGGCCTGTCCGAGCACGCTCTGCTGATGGGTGCGGCGGCCCCCATGGAGGCCGAGTGGGTCAAGGGCTCGATCGCCGCGTGCGCCTCCAACTTCGAGCCGTTCGGCATGACGATCGTCGAGGCCATGCGCTGCGGCCTGCCCGTGGTGAGCACCGACTGCCCCTACGGACCCGGCGAGATCATCGAGGACGGCGTCGACGGCCGGCTGGTGCCGGTCGGGGACCGTGACGCGCTGGGCGCCGCGCTCCTCGACCTCGTCCGCGACGACGAACTGCGCCGGCGGATGGGCCGCACGGCCATGGAGAACGCGAGACGGTTCGCGCCGGTCCCCGTCGTGGAGCAGGCCGAGCGACTGATCGACGAGGCCAAGTCGGCGCGCGGGACCGGGCGACCGGTCGCACCGGCAGCCGGCCGAATACAACACGCCCTGGTCAGCCAGGGCTTCGCCGCCCGCGACGCCGCGTACGCCGTGGCCTCCGGCGCGCTGCGCACGGTACGGAGGGGACGGCGTTGA